A window of Sedimentibacter sp. MB31-C6 genomic DNA:
GACCAGAAGCAAAAGATTCTGTTAATGTATTTAAGGATGCTGGAATTAAAACAATTATGATAACTGGCGATCATAAAGATACTGCTCTTGCAATTGCAAAAAATCTTGGTATTGCTAATGACGAAAGCCAATGTATTACTGGAAATGAATTAAATAATATAACTCAAGAAAAATTAAATGAAAAAGTTAAAAATTTACGTGTCTTTGCTCGTGTATCACCTGAACATAAAGTTATGATTGTAAAAGCTTTTAAATCGAATGGAAGTATCGTGTCTATGACTGGTGACGGCGTTAATGATGCTCCTTCATTAAAATCAGCAGATATAGGTGTAGCAATGGGGATTACTGGAACTGATGTTGCTAAAGGCGCTGCTGACATGATTCTCACTGATGACAATTTTGCAACTATTGAAAAGGCTGTAGCTGAAGGAAGAGGAATTTATCAGAATATTAAAAAGACTGTACTATTCCTTCTTTCTTCAAACTTTGGTGAAGTAATATCTATGTTTACTGCCATTGTTGCTGGTCTTGCATCTCCATTAAAAGCTATTCACATACTATGGATTAACTTAATAACAGACTCCTTGCCAGGTTTAGCTTTAGGTGTAGACACTAAAGATGATGATATCATGAAAGCCAAACCTAGAAATCCAAATGAAAGCTTATTTGCTCACGGTGGTATGGCTTTTACCATATATAATGGATTCATGATTGCAGCTTTAACTTTAGGTGCATTCTTGTTCTCTCCTATTAAAGAACTAAATATAACTGGTCAACAAATTACATTAGAAAGTATTAAAATAACATTACAAAATCCTAATATATTAATTCATGCACAAACATATGCATTTACAACTTTAGGTGTATCGCAACTATTTCATGCAATTGGTATGAGAAATTATGATAAATCGCTATTCAAAATGAATCATTTTGAAAACAAAGCTATGATAGGTGCATTCTTTGTAGGACTATTATTGCAAGTTGCTGTAACTGAAATACCATTCTTAACAGAAGCATTTCAAACAGTTCAACTTTCATTACTAGAATGGATTGATTTAATACTATTATCTATGATTCCATTATTATCACATGAATTTGTTGTACTATTTAAATATTTATTTAAAAAGTAGGGGACGCATTTTATGCGTCCCGCAACAGTGTCACTGGATGACGAAAAGAAAATTGTCAACAATAAAAAGAGTTGCTTCGCAACACCCGCTAGGGGGACCTATGTCCCCCTTCGGCGTAAAAATGCTTTATTAAAGCATTTTTACTGAGCACCCCCCTTAACGGCAAGGACGTTCCGTCCTTTGCAATCCTCGTTTTTTATTATATAGGAAAGGAGAACTTTCCTATATAATAAAAAAAGGAGCAATGCTCCTTTTTAATATGTAATTTATTCTTTGTCCTCATCAACTTCTTCAACAATTTCTTGCTTATCTTCTATTTTTTCTTTACCTTTTTTTACTACGCTTCCAATAGCCCATTTAGAAAATTCTATTCGTTGCTTAGCATGTGATAATTCTACAACAACTATTTCATCACTTACTTTGACTACCTTACCATGAATGCCACCTATAGTTATAACTTCGTCTCCTTGAGACAAGGTATTTCTCATGTTTTGTACTTCTTTTTCTTTCTTTTTCTGCGGTCTTATCATCATAAAATACATTATTGCAAATAAAACCACTAACATAATCAAACTGCCGTATTGTGAACCCATAATTCCTCCTAAATATTTTTTCTAATAACCATAATTTTCATAAAATTCTTTTTTGAAATCCATGAAATTATCTTCCATAATACTAATTCTAATACTTTTCATCAAATTAATCAAGAAAAATAAATTATGAATAGATGCAAGTCTTGCACCCAGAATTTCCTTTTCATTGAAAAGATGCCTAATATAAGCTCTTGAATAATTTCTACAAGTATAGCAATTACAATTTTCATCAATAGGTGAAAAATCATTTTTATATTTTGCATTTTTAATAGTCAATTGCCCTTTGCTTGTTATAAAAGCTCCATGTCTCGCCATTCTTGTTGGTAAAACACAATCTGCCATATCAATTCCTCTTTCTACTGCTTCAAAAAGGTAATCAGGACTACCAACGCCCATGAGGTATCTTGGTTTATCCTTAGGCAATAAATCCACTGTATAATCCATTACTTCACACATTAAATCTCTAGGTTCGCCAACACTTAATCCACCTATTGCATATCCAGGAAAATCCAAATTTGTAATTTGCTTAGCACTTTCTTTTCTCAAATCCTCAAACATACTACCTTGAACTATTCCAAACAAAGCTTGATTATCAGTATTTTTATGAAAATCCTTACAGCGTTTCGCCCATCTAGTAGTTCTTTCCATTGAATTTTTAGCATATTCATATGTAGCTGGATATGGAA
This region includes:
- the yajC gene encoding preprotein translocase subunit YajC, with protein sequence MGSQYGSLIMLVVLFAIMYFMMIRPQKKKEKEVQNMRNTLSQGDEVITIGGIHGKVVKVSDEIVVVELSHAKQRIEFSKWAIGSVVKKGKEKIEDKQEIVEEVDEDKE
- the tgt gene encoding tRNA guanosine(34) transglycosylase Tgt produces the protein MFKYELIKESKECKARLGKVHTNHGVIETPVFMPVGTKATVKAMTPDEMKDLEAQIILGNTYHLYLRPGDELIREAGGLHKFMNWDRPILTDSGGFQVFSLGKLRKITEEGVEFQSHVDGSKHFISPEKSMEIQNNLGSDIMMAFDECVPYPATYEYAKNSMERTTRWAKRCKDFHKNTDNQALFGIVQGSMFEDLRKESAKQITNLDFPGYAIGGLSVGEPRDLMCEVMDYTVDLLPKDKPRYLMGVGSPDYLFEAVERGIDMADCVLPTRMARHGAFITSKGQLTIKNAKYKNDFSPIDENCNCYTCRNYSRAYIRHLFNEKEILGARLASIHNLFFLINLMKSIRISIMEDNFMDFKKEFYENYGY